GTGCGCAAGCCGGGCGCGCCGCTGGGCACGCGCCGCGAGATCAAGAACCTGAACAGCTTCAAGTTCATGCAGCAGGCGATCGACTACGAGATCCGCTGGCAGATCGAGCAGATCGAGGACGGCCACGCGATCCAGCAGGCCACCGTGCTGTTCGATCCGGATACTGGCGAAACGCGCGCCATGCGCACCAAGGAAGACGCAGCCGACTACCGCTACTTCCCCGACCCCGACCTGCCGCCGCTGCTGATCGCGCGCGACTGGGTGGAGCAGGTGAAGGGCGAAATGCCCGAGTTGCCGCGCGCCATGGCGACGCGCTTCGTGGCCGACTACGGCCTGCCCGAATACGACGCCAGCCAGCTCACGCTGAGCCGCGAGGTGGCCGCCTACTTCGAAGACACCGCCCGGGCCAGCGGCCAGCCCAAGCTGAGCAGCAACTGGGTCATGGGCGAACTGTCGCGCCGCCTGAATGCGGACGAGAAGGACGTGACGCAGAGCCCGGTCGGCAGCGGACAATTGGCCAAGCTGATCCAGCGCATTGCCGATGGCACCATCAGCAACGCTGCCGGCCGCCAGGTGTTCGAAGCGCTGTGGACCGGCGAATCCGCCGACGTGGACGCCACCATCGAGGCCAAGGGCCTGAAGCAGATGAATGACACCGGCGCGCTGGAGCAGATCATCGACGAGGTGATCGCTGCCAACCCCGGCAACGTCGAGCAGTACAAGGCCGGCAAGGACAAGGCCTTCAACGCCCTGGTCGGCCAGGTGATGAAAGCCAGCAAGGGCAAGGCCAATCCGGGGCAGGTGAACCAGCTGCTCAAGCAGAAGCTGGGCTAAGTACAAGGACGGATTCGCCTGCGGGCTACGTTCTGTCACAATTCGCATTGACCCGGCGGAAGGTTCCGCCGGCGCACGCAGCATCACTTTCTTATGCATTGGGCCTCGCACCTCTCGCCACGCCAGTGGTGGGCAGATTTTTCCCTGACCGCCTTCACGGCGGGCTTTGTCGCGACGCTGGTGGGCTTCACCAGTTCGATTGCCATCATCTTCAGTGCGGCCCGGGGATTCGGCGCCACCGAAGGCCAGATTTCGTCCTGGATCTGGGCGCTGTGCATCGGCTGCGGCCTGACCAGCCTGCTGCCCTCGCTCTGGCTGCGCAAGCCGGTGATGATTGCCTGGTCCACGCCGGGCGCTGTGGTGCTGGCGACGGCTGCCGCCGGCGGGCAGTTCCATATTGCAGACGCGGTGGGCGCCTTTGTCGTCAGCTCGCTGCTGATCACGCTGTCCGGCGTGAGCGGCTGGTTCGAGCGCATCATGCACCGCATTCCGCTGGCAGTGGCGGCGGCGCTGCTGGCCGGCGTGCTGGCGCGTTTTTCCATGCAGGCCTTCAGCGCGGCGGGTACCGAGCCCGGTTTGGTAGTGGCCATGCTGCTGGTGTATCTGGCGGGCAAGCGCTTCAGCCCGCGCTATGCGGTGGTCTGGACGCTGCTGGCGGGTGTGGCATATGCGGCATTGCGCGGCATGCTGGACTGGTCCTCGGTGCACATCGGACTGGCGCAGCCGGTATTCACCTATCCGCAGTTCGGCCTGCAGGCCATCGTCAGCCTGGCGCTGCCGCTGTTCATTGTCACCATGGCCTCGCAGAACCTGCCGGGCGTGGCGGCGATCCGTGCGGCCGGCTACGACATGCCGGTGTCGCCACTGATCACCATGACCGGCTTCGCTTCGCTGATTCTGGCGCCGCTGGGCGGCTATGCGCTCAACCTGAGCGCCATCACCGCCTCGATCTGCATGGGGCCGGAGGCGCATCCGGATCCGGCCAAGCGCTACATGGCCGCTGTCGTGTGGGGGCTGTGGATGCTGGTGATCGGGATTTTCGGCGTGGCGGTGACGGGGCTGCTGGTGGCGTTTCCGGAGCAACTGGTGCAGGCGATTGCCGGCCTGGCGCTGCTCTCGACCATTGGCACCAGCCTGATGCTGGCGCTGGACCAGCAGAGCCATCGCGAGGTGGCTGTGATCACCTTTCTGGTCACGCTGAGCGGCGTGGAGCTGCTGGGTGTGGGTTCGGCCTTCTGGGGTGTGGTGGCCGGGGTGGTGGCGCTGCTGATCCAGGATTACGCGCCGCGGCGCCGGGTCTGACCTTGCTTGCTGGCCAGACTGTCTCCCATGCGCACTTAACGCCGTAGCGTAAAACGCGCGAACAGGGTGTTGAGCTCGGCCAGCTGCTCGTCCTGCAAGGTCCAGAGGGGTGCGTCGGCACTGCGGCACTCCTGCAGCGCCCATTGCTGCACGCCACGGTCCGAGAGGGCGCGGGCCAGTTGCAGCAGCTCTTCCACATCAAACAGGCCGGCATGCCAGGTGGTGCGCACCTCATGGTCGATGCCGCTGGCCAGCAGCCAGTCCAGCGCTTCCCAGGGTTTGCTGCCGCTGGCGGGCGTGGCGGTGAGGAAAGGGTAGCGCGCGGGCAGCGCCTTGATGTCCAGGCCCACCCAGTCCAGCAGGGGCAAGGCAGTGACCAGCCGCGGCAGATACATGCCGCCAGTATGCAGCCCGGTCTGCAGGCCGAGCTCTCGGCAGGCTTGCAGCGCCGCGGGCAGGGCTGCCTGCAGCGTCGGCTCGCCGCCCGAAAACACGACACCGTCGAGCAGGCCCAGGCGTTGCTGCAGAAAGCCGAGGGCATCGCTCCAGGATAGCTGCGCCGGCGTGTCGGCAGGGAGCAGTTCCGGGTTGTGGCAATAGCTGCAGCGCCAGGGGCAGCCCTGGCAGTACAGCACCGCGGCCAGCCGGCCCGGAAAGTCGATCGTGGTCAGCGGCGTGAGGCCGCCCAGACGCAGCGCCGTTGCCGGAACCGTGCCCGGGCAAGCCGGTATGTGCAGCTCAATCCGCATGCGTGGAGCTACGGGCAGTGGCTTCGGCAAAGAAGCGGCGCTCGCCATGCTCCCCCTGCTTGCCGATGTTGAAGCTGGCCACGGGACGGTGGTAGCCCATCACGCGGGTCCAGACCTCGCAGGGCTGGCGCTCGTGGTCTTCCAGCTGGACGGTTGCGGCGGACAAGGTGGAGGTGTGAGACATGGGAGGTCCTTTCTTTGGGGGTGGATAAAAGAGGGCGGTATGCAAGGCAACGGGTCTACAGCTGAAACCCGCAGCCGGTAGTCGGCCTGAGGCATCAGGCATCAGGCATCAGGCATCAGGCATCAGGCATCAGGCATCAGGCATCAGGCATCAGGCATCAGGCAGTGCTTCCGTTTCCTGCAGACGCTTGCGTTTCTCCGCCAGCCGCTCGGCATCGCACTTCGGACAGAATGCATGTTCGCCGGCCAGATAGCCATGCACCGGGCAGATAGAGAAGGTAGGCGTGACGGTGATGTAGGGCAGGCGAAAGCGCGTGAGGGCGCGGCGCACCAGTTCGCGGCAGGCCTCGCCGCTGGACAGGCGCTCGCCCATGTACAGATGCAGCACGGTGCCGCCGGTGTAGCGCGACTGCAGCGCCTCCTGCCGGGACAGCGCCTCGAACGGATCGTCGGTAAAGCCGACCGGCAGTTGCGAGGAGTTGGTGTAGTAGGGCTGCTCGGGCGTGCCGGCCTGCAGGATCTGGGGCCAGCGTTTGCGGTCCTCGCGCGCAAAGCGGTAGGTGGTGCCTTCGGCTGGCGTGGCTTCGAGGTTGTACAGATGGCCGGTCCGTTCCTGGAAGCTGACGATGCGCGCACGCACATGGTCGAGCAGGCGCAGGGCGAAGTCGTGGCCCCAGGGGCTGGTGATGTCGTGCGCATCCTGCGTGAAGTTGCGCACCATCTCGTTGATGCCGTTCACGCCCAGCGTGGAGAAGTGGTTGCGCAGCGTGCCCAGGTAGCGCTTGCTGTAGGGGAACAAACCCTGGTCCATCAGGCGCTGGATCAGCTTGCGCTTGATTTCCAGGCTCTGGCAGCCCAGCTCCAGCAAACGGTCCAGCGCGGCCAGCAAGGTCGGCTCGTCGCCCGCGTGCAGCAGGCCCAGGCGTGCACAGTTGACGGTGACCACGCCGATGCTGCCGGTCTGCTCCGCGCTGCCGAACAGGCCGTTGCCGCGCTTGAGCAGCTCGCGCAGGTCCAGCTGCAGGCGGCAGCACATGGAGCGCACCATGTTGGGCGAAAGTTCGGAGTTGATGAAGTTCTGGAAGTAGGGCAGGCCGTACTTGGCCGTCATCTCGAACAGGCGCCCGGCGTTCTCGCTCTCCCAGGGGAAGTCCGGCGTGATGTTGTAGGTCGGGATCGGGAAGGTGAAGGCGCGGCCCTTGGCGTCGCCGGTCATCATCACGTCCATGTAGGCCCGGTTGATCATGTCCATCTCGACCTGCAGCTCGCCATAGCTGAAGGGCATCTCTTCGCCGCCGATCACGGGGATCTGCTCGCGCAGGTCTTCCGGGCAGGTCCAGTCGAAGGTGAGGTTGGTGAATGGCGTCTGCGTGCCCCAGCGCGAGGGCACGTTGAGGTTGTAGATCAGCTCCTGCAGGCACTGCCGTACCTCGGCGTACGACATGGCGTCCTTGCGGATGAAGGGTGCCATGTACGTGTCGAAGGAGGAAAACGCCTGCGCGCCCGCCCATTCGTTCTGCAACGTGCCGAGGAAGTTGACGATCTGCCCCACCGCCGAAGACATGTGTCGCGGCGGCGCCGACTCCACCTTGCCCGGCACGCCGTTCAGGCCTTCGTGCAGCAGCGTGCGCAGCGACCAGCCGGCGCAGTAGCCGCTGAGCATGTCCAGATCGTGGATGTGGAAGTCGCCATCGCGGTGCGCCTGGCCGATCTCGGGCGGATAGACGTGCGACAGCCAGTAGTTGGCCGTGACCTTGCCCGACACGTTCAGGATCAGCCCGCCGAGCGAGTAGCCCTGGTTGGCATTGGCGTTGACGCGCCAGTCGGCCCGCGTGAGGTATTCGTTGATGGAGCTTTCCACATGCACCAGGGTTTCGCGGTCGGCGCGCAGGGTGGCGTGCTGCTGGCGGTAGGCCATGTAGGCGCGGGCGGTGGCGAGGTGGTTGGCGGCAATCAGGGTTTGCTCCACCACATCCTGGATCTGCTCGATCTGCGGGCTCTGGCCGGCAAAGCGGTGCGCCAGCACCTTGACGGCCTGGGCGGCCAGCAGGGCGGCTTCGTCAGCGCCGTATTCGCCGCTGGCAGTGCCGGCGCGCTGCAGCGCCGAGCGGATGCGAGCGGCATCAAAAACAGCGCTCTGGCCGTTGCGCTGAATCACTGCCGCGGGCAGTGTGGTCGGGGTTGTGATCTCCATGATTTCCACCTGAACACTATATGTGTGGTGGATGATAGATATCAAACACTAGATGTGGTATTGATCGAAATCAAACTTTGTCACATGGAAATCATTGCCGGGTACCGAACGCTTGCAGCAAAAAGGGAAACCCCTTGTCTGCCTGCAGGGCAAAGCTCCGCGTAAACTGCAGGCATGAACCTGCTTTTCGTTGCCGATCCCATCGAGTCCTTCGTCATCTACAAGGACACCACTTTTGCCATGATGCGCGAGGCGCAGGCGCGCGGGCACCGCATCAGCGTGTGCGAGCCGCGCGACCTGCACTGGAGCGCGCACTCGGCCAGGTCGGCCGGCCTGGTCACGGGCGCGGTGCGCGACATCATCCTGACCGGAGAGCGGCCACAGTGGTTCCGTTCCGTGCAGTCGGGCAGCGAGCGGCGCCGGGCGGCGCTGCGCGACTTCGACGCGGTGCTGATGCGCAAGGATCCGCCCTTCGACAGCGAATTCTTCTACTGCACGCACCTGCTGAGCCAGGCCGAGCGCGAGGGCGCGCGCGTATTCAACAAGCCGCAGGCACTGCGCGAACACTCCGAGAAGCTGGCCATTCTCGAGTTCGAGCAATTCATTGCACCGACGCTGGTCACGCGGCGCGAGGCGGACGTGCGCGCCTTCCATGCCGAGCACAGGGACATCATCCTCAAGCCGCTGGACGGCATGGGCGGCATGGGCATCTTCCGCGTGGGTGCCGACGGCCTGAACCTCGGCAGCATCATCGATACCCTGAATCAGGGCGGCACGCGTACGCTGATGGTGCAGAAATTCCTGCCCGAGATCGCCGAGGGCGACAAGCGCGTGCTGATCATCGATGGCGAGCCGGTGCCGTTCTGCCTGGCGCGCATTCCGCAAGGGGGCGAAGTGCGCGGCAACCTGGCCGCCGGCGGCAAGGGCGTGGCCGAGCCGGTGACCGAGGCCGACATGGCCACGGCACGCGCCATCGGGCGCGAACTGGCACCGCGCGGCCTGCTGCTGATCGGGTTGGACATCATCGGCACCAGAGTCACCGAGATCAACGTGACCAGCCCCACCTGCTTCCAGGAAATCAACGACCAGATGCAGTGCAACGTGGCGGCGCTGTTCATCGATGCACTGGAACGTGCCGTTAATACCTGATATACAAAAGAATGCATCCTTGTGACAAGGGAATGAAAGTCTCTTGACGGCCCGGTCTTTGCCCCATGGCAAGCCTCGGGTCGCTTGATTCCGCACTGAATTAGTGGGGAAAGCATGGCACAGCGCGGGCTTTCTGCCCGTTTGCGCACAAAACACAACGCTGGAAATACCCTTTGTAAGCAAATGGTTTATAAAATGTAAAAATATTTTTTGGTAAACCGTGGGTGGCACCCAAAAGGTTGCTTCCGGCTGGCATACTGGAACCTGTGAAAGCGGTACACCTGCAGTAGTGTGTGCGACAGATCACTGGGTGCCGGATGCATGTGCAGGCGTTCCAACTTCTGATGAGGTTCGGCTTTCCGTGGATGCGGAAAGCGGTTCAGTAAAGGAACAGGTGCCATATGCCATCCAGACTTTCAGCCACTCTCTCGGCCTGGCGCGCCTCGGCAGCGCGCAGCAGCCGGGCACTCCGCCAGGAGGGGCCCGGCCAGCCGGTTTCCCGCTTCCTGCAGCCCAAGCGCAGCCTGCCGCTGCTGGGACTGCTGTTTGCCCTGGTGGCCGCACCGGGCCTGCAGGCACAGCAGCCCGCCAGCGCCGCTGCCAGCGCTGCGCCCAAGGTCGCACCTGCCAGCCAGCCGGCCTCCGTCGCGGCCACGCCGGCATCGGCTGCGGTTGCGCCGGCCTCTGCCGCTTCAGGCACCTGGAAGGCTGCCCCCAACATCAAGATGCCCACCAAGGGCACGGCTGACCACACCAAGTTCAAGGAGCTGCAGGGCCCCTTCGCCAGCGGTACCGAAGTAACCAAGGTCTGCCTGAGCTGCCACACCGAGGCCGCCACGCAGGTCATGGGCACGCGCCACTGGACCTGGGACTACACCAACCCCGATACCGGCCAGGTGCTGGGCAAGAAGACCATGCTCAACGGTTTCTGCATCGGCAACCGCTCTAACGAGCCGCTGTGCCAGGGGTGCCACATCGGCTATGGCTGGAAGGACAAGAATTTCGACTTCAAGGACCAGAGCAAGGTCGACTGCCTGGTCTGTCACAACACCCTGGGCGGCTACAAGAAGATGCCCGGCACCGGTGGTGAAGTGCCGGTGGTGCGCACCGAAAACCCGCCCGGCTCCGGCAAGTTCATCGAACCGGTGGACCTGGCCCTGGTGGCCCAGCATGTGGGCAAGACCAGCAACCGCACCTGCGGCAGCTGCCACTTCCTGGGCGGCGGTGGTGACGGCGTCAAGCACGGTGATCTGGACACTTCGCTGAACAAGGCCGACAAGGCGCTCGATGTGCACATGGCCAGCAAGGCCAAGGGCGGCCAGGGCTTCCAGTGCGCCACCTGCCACCAGGCCGACTCGCACGCGATTGCCGGCAGCCGCATCAACATGACGGCCTCCGACCCGCACGGCGCCCGCATCCGCGGGGACGGCATGAGCGGCCGCAACGCTGCCACCTGCCAGTCCTGCCACGGCGACAAGCCGCACAAGGAAAGCCTGCTCGACGCACAGCGCCTGAACAACCACAGCAACAAGCTCGCCTGCCAGACCTGCCACGTGCCGGCCATGGCCCGCGGCGGCATCGCCACCAAGATGACCTGGGACTGGCAGAAGGCCGGCCAGCTCAAGGATGGCAAGCCCTTCATGAAGAAGGACGAAAAAGGCAACGTGGTCTATGACAGCAAGAAGGGTTCCTTCACCTTCGGCGAAAACGTGGTGCCCGACTACATCTGGTTCAACGGCAAGGTCAGCTACACCCTGCAGGGCGAGAAGATCAATCCCAAGGAACTGGTGAAGATCAACAGCTTCCTGGGCAGCCCGGATGACCCGAATGCCCGCGTCTGGCCGGTCAAGCGCTTCATCGGCAACCAGCCCTACGACACCGTCAACAACGTGCTGCTGGTGCCCCACGTGACCGGTGCCCCTGCAGATGCCGCCTACTGGAACACCTTCGACTGGAACAAGGCCCTCGACGTGGGTGCCAAGGCCACCGATACCAACTTCAGCGGCAAGTACGACTTCGTGAAAACCGAAATGATCTGGCCCATCACGCACATGGTGGCCCCCAAGGACAAGGCCGTGGCCTGCATCGAATGCCACAGCCCCAACGGCCGCCTCAAGGATGTGCCCGGACTGTACGTGCCTGGTCAGGTGCAGTTCCCCTGGCTGGAACGCATCGGCTGGATCGCCGCCGGTCTGGCAGTGCTCGGAGTGCTGCTGCACGCCACGCTGCGCCTGCTGTCGCGTAACAAGAAAACTTCGGGAGTGTGATCATGGCTGAACCGAAACTCCATACCGTGGCCCCGGCCCAGGCCGGGCAAGCAACCCGCATCTACATCTTCAAGGGCTATGAACGCCTGTGGCACTGGATGCAGGCCATCCTGATCAGCCTGATGCTGGTCACCGGCTTCGAAATCCACGGCACCTACCAGTTGCTGGGCTTCGATGCTGCGGTGCGCCTGCACACGCTGGCCGCCTGGATCCTGATCGTGCTGTGGCTGTTCACGCTGTTCTGGCACGTGACGACCGGCGAATGGCGCCAGTACTCGCCCACCACGACCAAGATCGGTGCGATGATGAAGTTCTACGCCTCGGGCATCTTCCGTGGCGAAGAGCATCCCTACGAAATCACCGCCGCCAAGAAGCACAACCCGCTGCAGCGCATGACCTACCTCGGCCTGCTGGTGGTGGTGCTGCCCCTGGTGTGGATCAGTGGCCTGCTCTACATGTTCCGCGCCTACTGGCCGGCGCTGG
The DNA window shown above is from Brachymonas denitrificans and carries:
- a CDS encoding benzoate/H(+) symporter BenE family transporter; its protein translation is MHWASHLSPRQWWADFSLTAFTAGFVATLVGFTSSIAIIFSAARGFGATEGQISSWIWALCIGCGLTSLLPSLWLRKPVMIAWSTPGAVVLATAAAGGQFHIADAVGAFVVSSLLITLSGVSGWFERIMHRIPLAVAAALLAGVLARFSMQAFSAAGTEPGLVVAMLLVYLAGKRFSPRYAVVWTLLAGVAYAALRGMLDWSSVHIGLAQPVFTYPQFGLQAIVSLALPLFIVTMASQNLPGVAAIRAAGYDMPVSPLITMTGFASLILAPLGGYALNLSAITASICMGPEAHPDPAKRYMAAVVWGLWMLVIGIFGVAVTGLLVAFPEQLVQAIAGLALLSTIGTSLMLALDQQSHREVAVITFLVTLSGVELLGVGSAFWGVVAGVVALLIQDYAPRRRV
- a CDS encoding tetrathionate reductase family octaheme c-type cytochrome; amino-acid sequence: MPSRLSATLSAWRASAARSSRALRQEGPGQPVSRFLQPKRSLPLLGLLFALVAAPGLQAQQPASAAASAAPKVAPASQPASVAATPASAAVAPASAASGTWKAAPNIKMPTKGTADHTKFKELQGPFASGTEVTKVCLSCHTEAATQVMGTRHWTWDYTNPDTGQVLGKKTMLNGFCIGNRSNEPLCQGCHIGYGWKDKNFDFKDQSKVDCLVCHNTLGGYKKMPGTGGEVPVVRTENPPGSGKFIEPVDLALVAQHVGKTSNRTCGSCHFLGGGGDGVKHGDLDTSLNKADKALDVHMASKAKGGQGFQCATCHQADSHAIAGSRINMTASDPHGARIRGDGMSGRNAATCQSCHGDKPHKESLLDAQRLNNHSNKLACQTCHVPAMARGGIATKMTWDWQKAGQLKDGKPFMKKDEKGNVVYDSKKGSFTFGENVVPDYIWFNGKVSYTLQGEKINPKELVKINSFLGSPDDPNARVWPVKRFIGNQPYDTVNNVLLVPHVTGAPADAAYWNTFDWNKALDVGAKATDTNFSGKYDFVKTEMIWPITHMVAPKDKAVACIECHSPNGRLKDVPGLYVPGQVQFPWLERIGWIAAGLAVLGVLLHATLRLLSRNKKTSGV
- the gatB gene encoding Asp-tRNA(Asn)/Glu-tRNA(Gln) amidotransferase subunit GatB, which gives rise to MTQQSKSLLVQGYEVVIGFETHAQLSTQSKIFSRASTAFGAEPNTQACAVDMALPGTLPVMNRAAVDRAIRFGLAVGSHIAPRSIFARKNYFYPDLPKGYQISQFEIPVVQGGEVSFYVGDEPRTVRLVRAHLEEDAGKSLHEDFHGQSGIDLNRAGTPLLEIVTEPDMRSTEEAVAYARELHKIVTWIGICDGNMQEGSFRCDANVSVRKPGAPLGTRREIKNLNSFKFMQQAIDYEIRWQIEQIEDGHAIQQATVLFDPDTGETRAMRTKEDAADYRYFPDPDLPPLLIARDWVEQVKGEMPELPRAMATRFVADYGLPEYDASQLTLSREVAAYFEDTARASGQPKLSSNWVMGELSRRLNADEKDVTQSPVGSGQLAKLIQRIADGTISNAAGRQVFEALWTGESADVDATIEAKGLKQMNDTGALEQIIDEVIAANPGNVEQYKAGKDKAFNALVGQVMKASKGKANPGQVNQLLKQKLG
- a CDS encoding anaerobic ribonucleoside-triphosphate reductase activating protein, whose amino-acid sequence is MRIELHIPACPGTVPATALRLGGLTPLTTIDFPGRLAAVLYCQGCPWRCSYCHNPELLPADTPAQLSWSDALGFLQQRLGLLDGVVFSGGEPTLQAALPAALQACRELGLQTGLHTGGMYLPRLVTALPLLDWVGLDIKALPARYPFLTATPASGSKPWEALDWLLASGIDHEVRTTWHAGLFDVEELLQLARALSDRGVQQWALQECRSADAPLWTLQDEQLAELNTLFARFTLRR
- the nrdD gene encoding anaerobic ribonucleoside-triphosphate reductase, with the protein product MSHTSTLSAATVQLEDHERQPCEVWTRVMGYHRPVASFNIGKQGEHGERRFFAEATARSSTHAD
- a CDS encoding ribonucleoside triphosphate reductase, encoding MEITTPTTLPAAVIQRNGQSAVFDAARIRSALQRAGTASGEYGADEAALLAAQAVKVLAHRFAGQSPQIEQIQDVVEQTLIAANHLATARAYMAYRQQHATLRADRETLVHVESSINEYLTRADWRVNANANQGYSLGGLILNVSGKVTANYWLSHVYPPEIGQAHRDGDFHIHDLDMLSGYCAGWSLRTLLHEGLNGVPGKVESAPPRHMSSAVGQIVNFLGTLQNEWAGAQAFSSFDTYMAPFIRKDAMSYAEVRQCLQELIYNLNVPSRWGTQTPFTNLTFDWTCPEDLREQIPVIGGEEMPFSYGELQVEMDMINRAYMDVMMTGDAKGRAFTFPIPTYNITPDFPWESENAGRLFEMTAKYGLPYFQNFINSELSPNMVRSMCCRLQLDLRELLKRGNGLFGSAEQTGSIGVVTVNCARLGLLHAGDEPTLLAALDRLLELGCQSLEIKRKLIQRLMDQGLFPYSKRYLGTLRNHFSTLGVNGINEMVRNFTQDAHDITSPWGHDFALRLLDHVRARIVSFQERTGHLYNLEATPAEGTTYRFAREDRKRWPQILQAGTPEQPYYTNSSQLPVGFTDDPFEALSRQEALQSRYTGGTVLHLYMGERLSSGEACRELVRRALTRFRLPYITVTPTFSICPVHGYLAGEHAFCPKCDAERLAEKRKRLQETEALPDA
- the gshB gene encoding glutathione synthase gives rise to the protein MNLLFVADPIESFVIYKDTTFAMMREAQARGHRISVCEPRDLHWSAHSARSAGLVTGAVRDIILTGERPQWFRSVQSGSERRRAALRDFDAVLMRKDPPFDSEFFYCTHLLSQAEREGARVFNKPQALREHSEKLAILEFEQFIAPTLVTRREADVRAFHAEHRDIILKPLDGMGGMGIFRVGADGLNLGSIIDTLNQGGTRTLMVQKFLPEIAEGDKRVLIIDGEPVPFCLARIPQGGEVRGNLAAGGKGVAEPVTEADMATARAIGRELAPRGLLLIGLDIIGTRVTEINVTSPTCFQEINDQMQCNVAALFIDALERAVNT
- a CDS encoding cytochrome b/b6 domain-containing protein — translated: MAEPKLHTVAPAQAGQATRIYIFKGYERLWHWMQAILISLMLVTGFEIHGTYQLLGFDAAVRLHTLAAWILIVLWLFTLFWHVTTGEWRQYSPTTTKIGAMMKFYASGIFRGEEHPYEITAAKKHNPLQRMTYLGLLVVVLPLVWISGLLYMFRAYWPALGLENVLSLYWVAVAHTAGAFMILVFLIMHLYLITTGHTVGSQLKAMITGWEELPGAGERKA